A genomic segment from Coccinella septempunctata chromosome 3, icCocSept1.1, whole genome shotgun sequence encodes:
- the LOC123309431 gene encoding 39S ribosomal protein L28, mitochondrial, whose translation MNSRVFKSLGKLNTLAVFEKGTGALLPEAYKKFFKEWIIQKPASVHYIPEVEKWKRNELTGEVKPVQDNPIPLIFPVEYNNQLWGGEGIVQGFQKRSELKRRVPHFWVPTLRRSVVYSEVLDKYMSVVVTDRAINLINSNYGFDHYLLKTSACDLKSLLALRLKRRILKDLYNECPAYEKGSEKQKRIMQEYGKYLSSFTREEVEWYGYTFPEACKKMEAILAEQNKPVPLKNIYRMELFEKLKAEKISKENDPEGIKVSDSPSSWLQKINPFGRKQET comes from the exons ATGAATTCTAGA GTCTTCAAATCCTTGGGAAAACTCAATACACTAGCAGTCTTTGAGAAAGGTACTGGTGCTCTCCTTCCTGAAGcttataaaaaattctttaaagAATGGATTATTCAAAAGCCTGCTTCAGTTCACTATATACCAgaagttgaaaaatggaaacGGAATGAATTAACTGGGGAAGT GAAGCCTGTCCAGGATAATCCTATTCCACTAATATTTCCTGTAGAGTATAACAATCAATTATGGGGTGGAGAAGGTATTGTTCAAGGCTTTCAAAAAAGGTCAGAATTAAAAAGGAGAGTCCCCCATTTTTGGGTACCCACATTGAGAAGATCAGTTGTTTATAGTGAAGTACTTGATAAATATATGTCAGTTGTGGTTACTGATAGAGCAATAAATCTAATAAATTCCAATTATGGATTTGATCATTACTTACTGAAG ACTTCTGCCTGTGACCTGAaatcacttttggcattaaGATTGAAGAGAAGGATATTGAAAGACCTTTATAATGAATGTCCTGCCTATGAAaaaggttctgaaaaacaaaaGCGTATCATGCAAGAATATGGGAAATATTTATCCTCT tttaCCAGGGAAGAAGTAGAGTGGTATGGTTATACCTTTCCGGAAGCTTGCAAGAAAATGGAAGCTATACTAGCTGAACAAAACAAAccagttccattgaaaaatatttataggaTGGAACTTTTTGAGAAGCTTAAagctgaaaaaatttcgaaggAAAATGACCCTGAAGGAATTAAAGTCAG TGATTCACCATCATCTTGGCTGCAAAAAATCAACCCATTTGGAAGGAAACaggaaacatga
- the LOC123310035 gene encoding uncharacterized protein LOC123310035, protein MEHLAKDLTNALEESESCGPMNFDPNIKWGLRRRTRSAGNLHFFLNKSGDNRSDDSSSSYSEVLNRGDENGRNKVVSFHQSDSDDLSFKVMGSDSLRMRNPLQPFLRGRYNKLVVCHSLESDSFNEHSPARPSFRRKRKLKRMLIEETPIPQCGKRKRSQKLDILENGHIRNGNKIKPLHKSIVDKIEKFCKKPAIDDAMSMEVQSIDDNFDIASESSLSWSGGEGHEGDDELTDWAPSAETPSEPSYLSEYDPREIRAGCRRLGDERPGFSIVTNANERVAKFLQDSSKSELKLFGGEKDKIRQLANLYSLDLWSDGAMSTLLRKTNRTPCMQPTQRHHSSFSSGHKRIRVHAHAK, encoded by the exons ATGGAGCATCTGGCCAAGGATTTAACGAATGCTCTCGAAGAATCCGAGTCTTGTGGCCCTATGAATTTCGACCCAAATATCAAATGGGGCTTACGGAGAAGAACCCGCTCAGCAGGAAACTTGC ATTTTTTTCTTAATAAATCTGGCGACAATAGATCAGATGATAGTAGTAGTTCTTACTCGGAGGTCCTAAACAGAGGTGACGAGAATGGTAGAAACAAGGTGGTTAGCTTTCACCAAAGTGATTCCGATGATTTGAGTTTCAAAGTGATGGGATCTGATTCATTAAGAATGCGAAATCCCTTGCAACCTTTTCTTAGGGGTCGATATAATAAATTAG TGGTTTGCCACAGCCTCGAAAGTGATTCGTTCAATGAACACTCTCCTGCAAGGCCTAGTTTTCGTAGAAAACGTAAATTGAAGAGAATGCTGATTGAAGAAACACCTATACCACAGTGTGGAAAAAGAAAGAGATCACAAAAACTAGATATCCTTGAGAATGGTCACATCAGAAATGGAAACAAAATAAAGCCTTTACATAAGAGTATTGTTGACAAGATTGAGAAGTTCTGCAAAAAGCCAGCCATAGATGAT GCAATGTCAATGGAAGTACAAAGTATCGACGATAATTTCGACATTGCTAGTGAAAGCAGCCTTAGCTGGAGTGGAGGTGAAGGTCATGAAGGCGACGACGAATTGACTGATTGGGCGCCATCAGCTGAAACACCATCAGAGCCATCGTACCTCTCAGAGTATGATCCGAGAGAGATAAGAGCAG GTTGTAGACGACTGGGAGACGAACGTCCAGGCTTCAGCATTGTCACAAACGCTAACGAGCGTGTTGCTAAATTTTTACAAGACAGTTCCAAATCAGAGCTCAAGTTATTTGGTGGGGAGAAAGATAAAATCAGGCAGTTGGCTAATCTCTACTCTTTAGACCTATGGTCTGACGGGGCAATGTCTACTCTTTTACGCAAAACTAATAGAACACCTTGTATGCAACCTACCCAAAGGCACCATAGCAGTTTCTCATCTGGCCACAAAAGGATAAGGGTACATGCACATGCCAAATAG